The DNA window GATAGCGGCTGGATCCTTGGTCTCAACCTTCGCAGTCCTGGCCGCAAGATCGATGCTGGCGGAAGCTTCCGGGTCCGCCGTCTTGATCGCCTTCTCCACCGTGCTCGCGCAATGGCCGCAGGTCATGTTCTGGATTTCGAATTCGTACATGGTGGTCTCCAAATCGTCTAACTGACCCGATATGGGGTTTCCAACCATGGGAAGGTCAAGTGCGATCCTGCACAAAAGAGCTGCGCCGCTTCGACAGCTCTCGATAGAGCGCTTCCGGCGATACGCCGATATCGTTGGCCAGCGCCTTCCATTCTCCTTTCAACGGCAGTTCGCCGTCGTTCCATGCGAGCCAGGATTCAAGACGAGCGGCCACTGTCTTCAGGCTGGCGATCTCCGCGCGCTTCCACGCCCAGCCTTCGGCGAATTCCGGATCGCTGCGCAGGGACGCATATCGACACGCTGAAGGTGAAGGGCAGGAATTCCATTAGGCAGCTTGGCGCCGAGGGGACATTGGCCGGACTAGGAGCACTGCCCGAATGGAGCCGAAAGAAGATCGTCCGCTACAGGATCCACGTGATGGAAAGCGGTATCTGAAGGCGTTTCAACACGCCAGATCGGCGTCGCGACAACGTTGCTTTTGTGTGAGAATATCGCTTCCCTGTGTCAAGCCGGATCGATGAACGGCGATGTATCCGCCCGCACGAGAGGTCAGCGAAGCGCCACTGCCGCCACCGCGGCGGCCTGAAGCGCATTTTGGAGGAGCGGCCTTCCGGGTCCCTCAAGCCATGTGTCCAGTGTCATGAGATCCCCGAACTCCTGACGGAGCACCTTCATGTCGGCCGATCCTGCACAGCGGCCATCATCAACCAGTTCAGCCAGACGCCCAAGGAAGCGGTTCTCCGCAAGAAGGCGGTCGGGGAAGCGGTGATAAGTGACCGGTCGTTCTGCCACACGGCTCAGCACATCCTGCAGGTCCAGGCCCGTGATTTCGTCGCCGGCGATCTCCAGGGTTCGCCCGGCATAGGCGGCAGGAACGTCCAGTATGGCAGCAACGACTTTGCCGATATCGTCCACTGCGATGACCTGCATGGCCTGATCCGGCCGCATGAGGAAGTTGAATTCGCCCCGATCGAGACCCATGCCCGGTAGCATCAGCATTTCCATGAAAGAGCTGGGGCGCACGATTGTGTAACGAATGTCGAGGCTACGGATGTACTCTTCGATCTCGGTCTTGCTGTCAAAGTGGCCCATGCCCGTGATGCCCTTTCCCGCAGCGCCCACGGAGGAATAAACGAGATGGCCGACGCCCGACGCTTTGGCGAGATCGGCGACCGTCTTGCCCCAGAGAACCTCTTGTTCGTCGGATACGCCGTAGACTGAGCCCTGGCCGGAACTGGGTTGGATGCTGAAAACCGCGTCGACGTCGGACATGGCTGTTTGAATGGATCTCGGATCCGCAAGATCGCCACGACGCAGCTCAATGCCCTGGGCCGTGAGCGCCTTCGCCTTGTCGCCTTGGGGATCCCGCACAAGTGCCTTGACTACCCAGCCCTTCGTATTCAGAGCCCTTGCGAATTGCTCCGCCTTGTTGCCCCGTCGCTCCCAGCACCAGCGCCGATCTTGCTCCGCTCATCCTAAAGTTCCTTTTCGTAACTATTGATTGGCGGAAGATGGCACTGCTATATCTTTCGAACAAGACGGCACAACTTTGTGTGCCGGTCACAGGGAGGTGACTGTTGAGCAAAACGATCCACGGCAGGCCTTATCGGGAAGGTCTAAGAGGTCCGGTACTGACGCCGTGTGCGCCTAATAGCGTCCTTGCCCGGATGGGCGACAAATGGACGATCCTCGTGATGTCGATTCTGGCGATTTCTCCTGAGACATCATTGCGGTTCTCGGCGATTAAAAACGGCATCCCCAGGATCTCCCAGCGCATGCTGACACTCACTCTGCGAAACCTTGAACGCGATGGGCTGGTGAAGCGGCACTACTACCCGGAGGTGCCGCCGCGGGTGGAGTACGTGCTCACACCCGTCGGAAAGACGATGTTGCCGGCGCTCGAAGGCTTCACGTCGTGGATCCGAGAAAACTGGCAGGCGATCGAACGTTCCCGCGAGCAGTTCGACGCCGCGGAGACGTAGCTTGTTCGCTCTCCATCCCAAGCTGGATATTCGGTCTGCATAAGGCCACCGGCAGCTTTCCTGAAATTTTGCAACAGGCTGAACGGCTGGATTGATGGCGCAGAGCGGTCGTTGTGAACCGTGGTTGGAAAGTCGTTTTCGGGCTCAATCGCGCCATTCGTTGCATGCGTCGACAACGACAGCAATGAGTCGGAACTGCACCCAGATGTCTTCGACGGATGGTAAGCCGCAATTCGCGCACCGGGGCTCGGCGCGCCGAATGATTACAGGCTGAGATGGAGCCAGCGCCTCGCGGGACTGGTCCCGTCCAATCCATTAAATCGGGACAATCGAGACATAGAGGAATTGAATCGGCTTGATTATCCGGCGAAATCGGTCTTCATTGTCCCGAATTCGAGAGCGAATGGGGGTGGTCCATGCTGCGTGACTTCAGCGATACGGTGGCGTTCGTAAAGGTCGTGCAGGAGGGCAGCTTCACCGGTGCTGCGCGGGCGCTGCGAACGCCGAAGACGCGGATCAGCCGCAAGGTTCAGGAACTGGAGGCGCGGTTAGGGGCCCAGCTTCTCCACCGGACAACACGCAGCCTGAAGCTCACCGAGGCTGGCGCGATCTACTTCCAGCGTTGCGAGGGCTTGGTCAAAGATATCGAAGATGCAGAAAGCGCTGTGGCCGAACTGCAGCAAAATCCCAAGGGCTGGCTCAGGATCACATCTCCACACTGGTTGTCGACGCGCATTCTGGCGCCGGTGCTCAGCGAATTCAGAAGGTTCTACCCGGATGTCTATCCGCAGTTGCTTCTGGCCCATGAGGTGCTGGATGTCGTTGCCAAGGAGATTGATATCGCGCTGCGTCTGTCGGAGGGGCCGTTGCCCGATTCCTCGCTCAGTGCTCGCCGGCTTGGCGACCTGCCAATGGGCATATATGCGGCTCCCGCTTATCTTGAAACGCACGGGAGCCCTTCGAGCCCGGCAGAGCTCGTCAATCATGCTTGCCTGCTGACACAGTTCTATTTCGACAAGCCGGTCCACGCCTGGCCGCTGACGCGCGAGGGGCGGCGCAACGAGTTTCCAGTACGCCCCGTTGCGGTGGCCAGCGATCCCGAAGGGTTGCACGGCTTTCTGCTGGCCGGTGAAGGTCTGCAGATGACCAGTGATCTCCGTGTCGGGTCGGACGTTGCCGCAGGACGTCTCGTCCGCGTGCTTCCCGAATGGTCCGGGCCGGCCCCCACGCTTTACGCGATGAGAGCCGGCGGACGTATCCAGCCGCCAAAGATCAGGGCGTTCCTCGACTTTCTGGTGCCGAGACTGAACCTCACTGAGATCCGCGACGAGAATCTGGCCGCTTCGCACTGATCGGCTCTGCGGCAGCGGCATGGTGGGGAGGGCTTCATGTTCCCGGTGGTTGCAATCAGTTGGTTGTCCGCGGCCCATTGAAGCCGGGACGATGGCGATCGGTGCCGGCCAGACATGAAACCGGCCCAACGGGCTCCGCTCCGTTGCGCCGCTATGGGTCGTTTTCAAGAGGCATAGTTGACGGGAACCCATTCGTAATTCGTCGCATCGCGGCGAACATGGCCGATGCCCGGGAAGGCAATGTGAGCGCCGGCCACCAGGTATTTGCCGTTGGCCGCATCCGCGAAGGCCGCCTCCCTGGCACAAATGGCCTCGGACTGATCCGTATCGAACTGGATCGCCACGTCCGGCTCGTCGAACTGAAGCACGTTTCCATGGGTAACGTCGCCCCAGAAAACGATCTTCGCGCCGGCGCTTTCCACAACGATCGAGCTGTGCCCCGGCGTGTGCCCGGCCCGCAGGATCGAGCCGATGCCCGGCAGGATGCTGGCATTATCGGCGAAGGTCCGAACCCTGCCGGCGTCGGCATAGGGCCCCAGACTCTCATGCGCCTCGACGAAATAGCTCAGCGGCACATTGGCCGGTCGGCTCTCCACGGGCGTCTCCATCCAGAAAGCATGCTCCCGTTTGTTGACGTGAACGGTCGCGTTGGCGAACACCGGCTTGCCTTTGATCGTCAGCCCGCCGGAATGGTCGGTGTGGATATGGGTCAGGATGATGTCGTCAATCTGGTCCGCTTTGTAGCCGGCCGCCTCGAGATTGGCGACGAGGTCGCCGAGCGCACCATCGAGATAGGCGCCCGTGCCGGCGTCGATCAGAACCAGCCTCTCCCCGGTGTTGACGAGGAAGGCGTTGACCGACGTATCTGTCGACGTGCCCATGAACGCCGCGGCCAGCGCTCTCCGCGCATCTTCGGCGTCGGTGTTTGTGTAAAGCTCCGGAAGAGGCAGCGGAATAGTTCCGTCCGAAAGCGCCGTCAGTTCGAAGCTCCCAAGCTTCA is part of the Rhizobium bangladeshense genome and encodes:
- a CDS encoding NmrA/HSCARG family protein, which gives rise to MNTKGWVVKALVRDPQGDKAKALTAQGIELRRGDLADPRSIQTAMSDVDAVFSIQPSSGQGSVYGVSDEQEVLWGKTVADLAKASGVGHLVYSSVGAAGKGITGMGHFDSKTEIEEYIRSLDIRYTIVRPSSFMEMLMLPGMGLDRGEFNFLMRPDQAMQVIAVDDIGKVVAAILDVPAAYAGRTLEIAGDEITGLDLQDVLSRVAERPVTYHRFPDRLLAENRFLGRLAELVDDGRCAGSADMKVLRQEFGDLMTLDTWLEGPGRPLLQNALQAAAVAAVALR
- a CDS encoding LysR family transcriptional regulator, whose amino-acid sequence is MLRDFSDTVAFVKVVQEGSFTGAARALRTPKTRISRKVQELEARLGAQLLHRTTRSLKLTEAGAIYFQRCEGLVKDIEDAESAVAELQQNPKGWLRITSPHWLSTRILAPVLSEFRRFYPDVYPQLLLAHEVLDVVAKEIDIALRLSEGPLPDSSLSARRLGDLPMGIYAAPAYLETHGSPSSPAELVNHACLLTQFYFDKPVHAWPLTREGRRNEFPVRPVAVASDPEGLHGFLLAGEGLQMTSDLRVGSDVAAGRLVRVLPEWSGPAPTLYAMRAGGRIQPPKIRAFLDFLVPRLNLTEIRDENLAASH
- a CDS encoding heavy-metal-associated domain-containing protein, which encodes MYEFEIQNMTCGHCASTVEKAIKTADPEASASIDLAARTAKVETKDPAAINTAIEKAGYPSSFRQI
- a CDS encoding MBL fold metallo-hydrolase, producing MLTRRGLIKSAAALVAAGTVSGGFTPALAKAPLQSFQAPGFYRMKLGSFELTALSDGTIPLPLPELYTNTDAEDARRALAAAFMGTSTDTSVNAFLVNTGERLVLIDAGTGAYLDGALGDLVANLEAAGYKADQIDDIILTHIHTDHSGGLTIKGKPVFANATVHVNKREHAFWMETPVESRPANVPLSYFVEAHESLGPYADAGRVRTFADNASILPGIGSILRAGHTPGHSSIVVESAGAKIVFWGDVTHGNVLQFDEPDVAIQFDTDQSEAICAREAAFADAANGKYLVAGAHIAFPGIGHVRRDATNYEWVPVNYAS
- a CDS encoding winged helix-turn-helix transcriptional regulator, with translation MSKTIHGRPYREGLRGPVLTPCAPNSVLARMGDKWTILVMSILAISPETSLRFSAIKNGIPRISQRMLTLTLRNLERDGLVKRHYYPEVPPRVEYVLTPVGKTMLPALEGFTSWIRENWQAIERSREQFDAAET